The following are encoded together in the Coffea arabica cultivar ET-39 chromosome 1c, Coffea Arabica ET-39 HiFi, whole genome shotgun sequence genome:
- the LOC113736572 gene encoding scopoletin 8-hydroxylase-like has translation MAPSFDDANALIDFVVRDGNGVKGLVDSGISQVPERYIQPPDERMEKVVESSKDGFSSVPIDLSKLDGPDHDQVVEAIVKAAETLGFFQVINHGMPLDFLESLKNAAHRFFALPADAKSVYLKGVSPSPSVKYGTSFAPEQEKALEWKDFVSMVYTNDGDAQQHWPKECKEEAFDYLKSSIEMVRRLLTVLIGNLGVTLDDSRLESLIGMKMVNMNFYPICPNPELTVGVGRHSDMGTLTVLLQDGIGGLYVKLEESKLDGRKEEWIEIPPIPGALVINVGDSLQILSNGRYKSAEHRVRTTSKQSRVSVPFFAIPRPTTKIGPLRHLAELDGGAIYREVEFQEYMSNFFGHAHDGKKSLDFVKISAN, from the exons ATGGCACCGAGTTTTGATGATGCCAACGCTTTGATTGATTTTGTTGTGAGAGATGGCAATGGTGTCAAAGGTCTGGTGGATTCAGGAATTTCACAAGTACCAGAAAGATATATCCAACCACCAGATGAGCGAATGGAGAAAGTTGTTGAAAGctcaaaagatggcttctcatcAGTACCAATTGATTTGTCAAAGCTTGATGGTCCTGATCATGATCAAGTTGTGGAGGCCATTGTTAAAGCTGCTGAGACACTAGGTTTCTTTCAGGTAATCAACCATGGAATGCCTTTGGACTTCTTGGAGTCTCTAAAAAATGCCGCACACCGGTTTTTTGCTCTACCGGCAGATGCAAAATCTGTTTATCTGAAGGGTGTCAGTCCTAGTCCCTCTGTGAAGTATGGTACAAGCTTTGCTCCAGAGCAAGAAAAGGCTCTGGAATGGAAAGATTTTGTTAGCATGGTTTATACCAATGATGGTGATGCACAACAGCATTGGCCTAAAGAGTGCAA GGAAGAGGCATTTGATTACCTgaaatcatcaattgaaatggTAAGAAGGCTGCTGACAGTGTTAATTGGAAATCTTGGAGTAACCCTTGATGACTCAAGACTCGAATCCCTAATTGGCATGAAGATGGTCAACATGAATTTCTACCCCATTTGCCCAAATCCAGAACTGACAGTTGGTGTGGGACGCCACTCTGATATGGGCACATTAACTGTGCTTTTGCAAGATGGTATTGGAGGTTTATACGTAAAGCTGGAAGAAAGTAAACTTGATGGCAGAAAAGAAGAGTGGATAGAGATTCCACCAATTCCTGGTGCTCTAGTTATTAATGTTGGGGACTCCTTACAG ATCCTGAGCAATGGAAGGTACAAAAGTGCTGAGCATAGGGTCCGTACGACGAGCAAACAATCTCGAGTTTCTGTACCATTTTTCGCTATTCCAAGGCCAACTACGAAGATAGGTCCGCTGCGTCATCTGGCAGAGCTTGATGGGGGAGCAATCTACCGAGAAGTAGAATTTCAGGAGTACATGAGCAACTTTTTTGGACATGCTCATGATGGAAAGAAATCCCTTGATTTTGTCAAAATAAGTGCAAATTAA